The Vitis riparia cultivar Riparia Gloire de Montpellier isolate 1030 chromosome 10, EGFV_Vit.rip_1.0, whole genome shotgun sequence genome includes a region encoding these proteins:
- the LOC117923661 gene encoding transcription factor bHLH144 — protein MQRDQQFCPEKVMRPLANEVGNNYMYNTPVESAFGAVFPPGAKDLGPFHGVEFQPSDVCPKNFIIFDQTDHRSQIMFHPAIAQKFNCPSLNLCATYIHNNLEKREINIDEGEASSALKEDSEDIDALLSLEEEDQEEYDEEEVSTARTHGNYGSNCEDTCSSYGSKPRKIKLSSSILKSSSSGSSCNSERKRQKMKKMVKALRGIVPGSSQMNTVAVLDEAVRYLKSLKVEVQKLGVSNSKKIS, from the coding sequence ATGCAGAGGGACCAGCAGTTTTGTCCCGAAAAGGTGATGCGACCTCTTGCAAATGAAGTGGGTAACAATTACATGTATAATACCCCTGTTGAATCTGCCTTTGGTGCAGTCTTTCCGCCAGGTGCAAAGGACTTGGGACCATTCCATGGTGTTGAGTTTCAACCCTCTGATGTTTGCCCAAAGAATTTTATTATCTTTGACCAGACTGATCATAGAAGCCAGATCATGTTTCATCCAGCAATTGCTCAGAAATTCAACTGTCCCAGTTTAAATCTTTGTGCAACTTACATCCATAACAATCTGGAAAAGAGAGAAATTAACATTGACGAGGGAGAAGCATCCTCTGCCCTGAAAGAGGATTCAGAAGATATTGATGCATTGTTGAGCCTGGAGGAGGAAGACCAAGAAGAATATGATGAAGAAGAAGTAAGCACAGCTCGAACTCATGGAAACTATGGAAGCAATTGCGAAGATACTTGCTCCAGTTATGGTTCAAAACCCAGAAAGATTAAGTTATCATCTTCTATCCTGAAGTCATCTAGCAGTGGCAGCAGCTGTAACAGTGAAAGGAAACGgcagaaaatgaagaagatggtgAAGGCACTGAGAGGAATTGTACCTGGTAGCAGCCAAATGAATACAGTTGCTGTTCTAGATGAAGCTGTTAGGTACCTCAAATCTCTGAAGGTTGAAGTACAGAAGCTTGGAGTGAGTAATTCGAAGAAAATATCTTGA